From Aegilops tauschii subsp. strangulata cultivar AL8/78 chromosome 5, Aet v6.0, whole genome shotgun sequence:
CGTCAGAAGACATCAAAAAGGATTGACTGCAAGGCAAAGATTAGAGTCAAAAAGAGGAAGGATGGCAAATTTGTAATAGAATTGGTTGAACTCAACCACAATCACAAGATGCTAGAAAGCCCCGGGATGCTTTTGCACATGCGATCGCACAAAAAAGACGATCCTTTGATAGACCAGTTAGTGAAAGACATGCAACTGGACAACCACACACACGCTCAGATGATGTCAACGTTGTCGCGTATGTCCGGTGGTCTGCAGTACATGGGACATACTAGCCGTGACTAGGTAAACAAGTAAGCACATCACAGAGCATATCACTTGAGCATTCTGTCGGTAATTATTTCCTGTTTGTGAGATGAGTTTGCATTGCGTTTGAAAATGCAGGAAACAAAAGTTTGCCAGAGAAGAGTCCCAAGATGACGTCAAGAAACTTCTGGATTTCTTCGAGAAGATGCAGAAGATAAACCCAGAGTTCTTGATTATGACGTTGATGTAGATAACCGTGTAAGAAACGTCTTTTGGGCCAACGCAAGTTGCAAAGGATCGTATGAAGATTTTGGATAGTGCGTTACATCTGACACGACATATAAAACTAACAAATTCCACATGCCGTTGGGAGTCTTCGTGGGAGTGAACCATCATCTACAGAGCACCATATTTGCTGGTGCCCTCGTGCGAGATGAAACAATACCGTTGTTCGAGTGGGTTTTCAAAACATTTCTGAGGTGTATGAACAACAAGCCGCCAATCTGCATGCTCACAGGTACAAAAAAACACCTGTATACTTACGTTTGTTTGGTACACTTATATTTCTTCCATCTATCTTACACACACACAAACAACTTAATAAAAAAACTATTTCTGCCTTCTCAGACCAGTGTTCTTCGATGAAGGCAGCATTAAAAACTATCCTCCCAGATACACTGCATAAGTTGTGTCGGTGGCATATCATGAAGAAGTACAAAGACCACCTCGCCTTGCTGTATAAGGTGCACGAGAAACTCAAGGATGACCTCAGTGCGGTGCTGAACCACCCACTAATGCCGTCAGAATTTGAACGAGCATGGAAGGACCTCATTCAGAGATACAACTTGCAAAACGACGAAGTGATGAATTCGCTGTGGGATGACAGGCACGAGTGGATCTCGACTTACTACAAGGAAATTTTCTGTGCTCGGATGACTTCCATGCAGAGAAGCGAGAGCATGAACCGCATACTGAAGAAAAACTTTGTCAAAGAGAAGCATGATCTCCATCTGTTTGCTCAGCAGGTGGACAAGTGCATTCAGACCAGGAAGGCCGTCGAGCACGCAGAGACAGTAGCAAATGAGGTAAACAAAATGTCCATCAAAAACTGCTAAAATGTAACTACAAAGCCAAACAATTTTTTCATTTCTCTGTTTGTAACAGTGCATTTCTGATCATGCAGTCAGAGGTAAAGACAACAACCCAGTTTGGGTTCGAAATTCAGCTATCAAAAGTGTATACAAGGGCAATGTTTGCAGATTTCAAAGAAACACTCTACCATAGCACTACATTCAGAGCAGAACGGTGCCCTGAGAACCCGACAAAGTATCTCGTACACCACTACAACAGATCGGATGCATTTGACTGGGCAAGGCATAATTTCCAAGTGGTCGCCGATGAAAAGAAAGGTGTCTACGAATGTGAGTGCAAACTTTGGACACACACAGGTGCGACTCCTAGCAAAAAAAATTCTAGTTTCTGATAGTCATGCACGAAAGCTCACTTACTGAACTTTAAAAGTCCACATGCATGAGTAATTCACAAAACCAAATGAAATTCACTTCTTTAAAATGAACAAATAACGAAAAAATATGTGTTTATTAATTTCATGCAGTTCACTTACAAAACAAAGAAATCACGTGTTGTCTGCAGGGCTCTTTTGCGTCcatggtaggctgaagctgatcgtatggcacttgaaggctgtcgaacatctcgacggacaagacgttaagccctgcgccctcgttgatgagggtcttggtgacttgcatgttgctgatgacgggtgagcaaagcatcgggagggcaccaGCGGTGGCCACGCACTTGAGTTGGTCTGctgagctgaaagtgatggcgcgcacttggaccacctgagcgggcgcgtggcctcgagcttgggaaggactgcgttcacctcgcgagcaaactgcttgaagatgcgttgagaagctggggcctgagctccgcccaagatgcaggcgatagcgcgcggctcttggaagcccccaacctcctcgtcctgatggtggtggtcgttccttcttggcggtggcggcagcggaggaaggccagcgttgccctgggggcggtcctcgcgaggctgcgctctcacgaggctggtcctgccagcgatcttcgcgaggccggtcgcgccactcctggcgtgggccacgatcgtcccaacgtcctccgccacgtcctcctcctcgaccgtagccccggtcgttggcTCGGGGCGTCGATCGAGGCGTCCTTCTcaaatggccctgagctcttgacagtcattaCTGTTGTGGCTGTggacgttgtggaaggcgcagaacgggcggctgctcttggacg
This genomic window contains:
- the LOC109768084 gene encoding protein FAR1-RELATED SEQUENCE 5-like — protein: MPLGVFVGVNHHLQSTIFAGALVRDETIPLFEWVFKTFLRCMNNKPPICMLTDQCSSMKAALKTILPDTLHKLCRWHIMKKYKDHLALLYKVHEKLKDDLSAVLNHPLMPSEFERAWKDLIQRYNLQNDEVMNSLWDDRHEWISTYYKEIFCARMTSMQRSESMNRILKKNFVKEKHDLHLFAQQVDKCIQTRKAVEHAETVANESEVKTTTQFGFEIQLSKVYTRAMFADFKETLYHSTTFRAERCPENPTKCDS